In a genomic window of Streptomyces sp. NBC_01231:
- a CDS encoding MarR family transcriptional regulator has translation MLESQVTKAAPSLLYMVKQVELVARSRLDELVRPSGITALQYTALTVLERHDGLSAAQLARDSFVTAQSTADLVRSLENRGLVHRERNPRNRRELLILLTDAGRELLAQHEELVRELEERMVRDLTRHQTQQFREALTKAWHALS, from the coding sequence ATGCTCGAGTCCCAGGTGACCAAAGCGGCCCCGTCGCTCCTCTACATGGTGAAACAGGTGGAGCTCGTCGCGCGCTCCCGCCTGGACGAGCTGGTCAGGCCGTCGGGGATCACCGCTCTCCAGTACACCGCGCTCACGGTCCTGGAGCGACACGACGGACTGTCGGCCGCACAACTGGCCCGCGACTCGTTCGTAACCGCCCAGTCGACCGCCGATCTCGTACGGTCCCTGGAGAACCGCGGGCTGGTGCACCGGGAGCGCAACCCCCGCAACCGCCGCGAGCTGCTGATCCTGCTGACCGACGCGGGCCGCGAGCTGCTCGCCCAGCATGAGGAGCTCGTCCGGGAGCTGGAGGAGCGGATGGTGCGGGACCTCACGCGGCACCAGACCCAGCAGTTCCGCGAGGCGCTCACCAAGGCCTGGCACGCCCTGTCGTAA
- a CDS encoding TetR/AcrR family transcriptional regulator, with protein sequence MSRGGPEDPRAARTRERLRRALLDECAERPLSEVGVAALVRRAGVGRATFYVHYADLEALAVDACADVVREAVEALHAWRGRPDPVHAPPALAEFFASLAPHAALYRALLAPGGGGPLGRVLNRDLRAYSLRERELAGAADAPLVASAVAATFAGVLADWLHGLLDADAAGIADQVWQLLVALHASR encoded by the coding sequence ATGAGCCGCGGCGGACCCGAGGATCCGCGGGCCGCGCGCACCCGGGAGCGGCTGCGCCGGGCCCTCCTCGACGAGTGCGCCGAGCGCCCCCTGTCGGAGGTCGGCGTGGCCGCGCTGGTGCGGCGGGCGGGGGTGGGCCGGGCGACGTTCTACGTCCACTACGCCGACCTGGAGGCGCTGGCGGTCGACGCCTGCGCGGACGTCGTACGCGAGGCCGTGGAGGCGCTGCACGCCTGGCGCGGGCGGCCCGATCCGGTGCACGCGCCGCCCGCGCTGGCGGAGTTCTTCGCCTCCCTCGCCCCGCATGCCGCGCTGTACCGGGCCCTGCTCGCCCCGGGGGGCGGCGGCCCGCTGGGGCGTGTCCTGAACCGGGACCTGCGGGCCTACAGTCTCCGCGAGCGCGAACTCGCGGGCGCGGCCGACGCCCCGCTGGTCGCCTCCGCCGTGGCCGCCACCTTCGCCGGAGTCCTGGCCGACTGGCTGCACGGGCTCCTCGACGCCGACGCCGCCGGCATCGCCGACCAGGTGTGGCAACTGCTGGTCGCCCTGCACGCGAGCCGATGA
- a CDS encoding NAD(P)-dependent alcohol dehydrogenase, producing MSLTTRAAVVESGGAPFTLSDVELDEPGAHEAVVRMVATGLCHTDLGVASGGLPFPLPGVLGHEGAGVVEAVGSAVTGVAPGDHVVLSFTSCGDCRNCRGGHPAYCATWLPLNLIGGRRADGTSTISRDGEPLGGHFFGQSSFAERALVDERSLVKVDPDVPLESIAPLGCGVQTGVGAVWNVLKPVNGSTIVVLGAGAVGLSAVMAAALSPATTIVAVDRVSERLQLAKELGATHTVTAGESDLGEALAEITGGQGADGVVETTGNVGVLRQGVDALAARGTLVIVGAPPFGTEVALDVNGMLGGKQVVGLTLGDVETQTFIPALVRLVKEGRLPLHRLISTYPFADIDQAVRDMRAGKAIKPVLTF from the coding sequence ATGTCCCTCACCACCCGCGCCGCCGTCGTCGAGTCCGGCGGGGCGCCCTTCACCCTCAGCGACGTCGAGCTGGACGAGCCCGGTGCACACGAGGCGGTCGTCCGTATGGTCGCCACCGGCCTGTGCCACACCGACCTCGGTGTGGCGAGCGGCGGACTGCCCTTCCCCCTCCCCGGAGTTCTCGGGCACGAGGGTGCGGGCGTCGTCGAGGCCGTCGGGTCCGCCGTCACCGGCGTGGCGCCCGGCGACCATGTCGTGCTGTCCTTCACCTCCTGCGGCGACTGCCGCAACTGCCGGGGCGGCCACCCCGCGTACTGCGCCACCTGGCTGCCGCTGAACCTCATCGGCGGCCGGCGCGCCGACGGCACCAGCACCATCAGCCGCGACGGCGAGCCGCTCGGCGGCCACTTCTTCGGCCAGTCCTCGTTCGCCGAACGGGCGTTGGTCGACGAGCGCAGCCTCGTCAAGGTCGACCCGGACGTACCGCTGGAGTCGATCGCCCCGCTGGGCTGCGGTGTGCAGACGGGTGTCGGTGCCGTCTGGAACGTGCTGAAGCCGGTCAACGGCAGCACGATCGTCGTCCTGGGCGCCGGAGCCGTCGGCCTGTCGGCGGTCATGGCGGCCGCCCTCAGCCCCGCCACCACCATCGTCGCAGTCGACCGGGTGTCCGAACGCCTTCAACTGGCCAAGGAGTTGGGCGCCACCCACACCGTCACCGCGGGCGAGAGCGACCTCGGTGAGGCGCTCGCGGAGATCACCGGCGGGCAGGGCGCGGACGGTGTCGTGGAGACCACCGGCAACGTCGGCGTCCTGCGCCAGGGTGTCGACGCGCTCGCCGCCCGCGGCACCCTGGTCATCGTCGGCGCCCCGCCGTTCGGCACCGAGGTCGCCCTGGACGTCAACGGGATGCTCGGCGGCAAGCAGGTCGTCGGACTCACCCTCGGTGACGTCGAGACGCAGACGTTCATCCCCGCCCTGGTCCGGCTGGTGAAGGAGGGGCGGCTCCCACTGCACCGCCTGATCAGCACGTATCCGTTCGCGGACATCGATCAGGCGGTGCGGGACATGCGCGCGGGCAAGGCGATCAAGCCCGTGCTCACGTTCTGA
- a CDS encoding VOC family protein yields the protein MVLVKAGVIVLDCAEPEKLAVFYKELLEAEQTHESANRVEIRADDGLRLAFRRDVNATPPSWPRPENALQAHLDFVVEDLDEAERRVIGLGGRPLETKDVSGPYEERGFADPAGHSFTLRLVPSTAPKQG from the coding sequence ATGGTCTTGGTGAAAGCGGGTGTCATCGTGCTCGACTGTGCCGAGCCGGAGAAGCTCGCGGTGTTCTACAAGGAACTGCTGGAGGCCGAGCAGACGCACGAGAGCGCCAACCGGGTGGAGATCAGGGCGGACGACGGGCTCCGGCTGGCGTTCCGGCGTGACGTGAACGCGACGCCGCCGAGCTGGCCCCGCCCCGAGAACGCCCTCCAGGCCCACCTGGACTTCGTGGTGGAGGATCTGGACGAGGCAGAGCGCAGGGTCATCGGGCTCGGCGGACGGCCGCTGGAGACCAAGGACGTCAGCGGGCCGTACGAGGAACGCGGTTTCGCCGACCCGGCCGGCCACTCCTTCACTCTTCGCCTCGTCCCGTCGACGGCGCCCAAGCAGGGCTGA
- a CDS encoding DUF4235 domain-containing protein codes for MAKRKKKKLPLAYKPIGFLLGWTSGTLAGLAFQKTWKVIRHEDDAPDALDRDRGWGEILFAAAVQGAIFAVVRSAVDRAGATAIERSTGAWPSDEKGGRD; via the coding sequence ATGGCGAAGAGGAAGAAGAAGAAGCTGCCCCTCGCCTACAAGCCCATCGGCTTCCTGCTGGGCTGGACGAGCGGAACACTGGCCGGACTGGCTTTCCAGAAGACGTGGAAGGTGATCCGGCACGAGGACGACGCGCCCGACGCGCTGGACCGGGACCGCGGCTGGGGAGAGATCCTCTTCGCCGCCGCGGTCCAGGGCGCCATCTTCGCCGTGGTGCGCAGCGCGGTGGATCGCGCGGGCGCCACGGCCATCGAGCGCTCGACCGGTGCCTGGCCCTCCGACGAGAAGGGCGGCCGGGACTGA
- a CDS encoding ribose-phosphate pyrophosphokinase, producing MRDIAVFSGSAHPELAQEVCAHLGVPLSPTRVSRFANDCLEIQLQANCRERDVFLVQPLVKPVQEHLVELLLMCDAARGASAGRISVVMPHYSYARSDKKDEPRISLGGRLVADLLVAAGASRVLAMTLHSPQVHGFFSVPVDHLHALRELAAHFRQYDLSRTTVVSPDLGNAKEAAAFARMIGAQVAAGAKQRFADDRVSINSVIGEVAGRDVIVLDDEIAKGSTVLELLDRLRELGPRSIRVACTHGLFAAGALKRIGEQPDVLEIVCTNTVPVPEEERTEKLRILTVAPALAEAVRRIHNGESVSALFDAPRTD from the coding sequence GTGCGAGATATAGCCGTGTTCAGCGGGAGCGCCCATCCCGAGCTGGCCCAGGAGGTCTGCGCGCATCTCGGTGTGCCGCTCAGTCCCACCCGGGTCAGTCGGTTCGCCAATGACTGTCTGGAGATACAGCTTCAGGCCAACTGCCGGGAACGGGACGTCTTCCTCGTCCAGCCGCTGGTCAAGCCGGTCCAGGAGCATCTGGTGGAGCTGCTGCTGATGTGCGACGCGGCGCGCGGGGCCTCGGCGGGCCGGATCAGCGTCGTGATGCCGCACTACTCCTACGCACGCTCCGACAAGAAGGACGAGCCCCGCATCTCCCTCGGCGGGCGGCTGGTCGCCGATCTGCTGGTGGCCGCGGGCGCCAGCCGGGTCCTGGCGATGACCCTGCACTCGCCGCAGGTCCACGGCTTCTTCTCGGTCCCGGTGGACCACCTGCACGCGCTGCGCGAACTCGCCGCCCACTTCCGGCAGTACGACCTGTCCCGTACCACCGTCGTCTCGCCGGACCTCGGCAACGCCAAGGAGGCCGCCGCGTTCGCCCGGATGATAGGCGCCCAGGTGGCCGCCGGGGCCAAACAGCGGTTCGCGGACGACCGCGTCAGCATCAACTCCGTCATCGGCGAGGTCGCCGGACGGGACGTCATCGTGCTGGACGACGAGATCGCCAAGGGCAGCACGGTCCTGGAACTGCTCGACCGGCTACGGGAGTTGGGCCCGCGTTCGATCCGGGTGGCCTGCACGCACGGGCTGTTCGCGGCCGGAGCGCTGAAGCGGATCGGGGAGCAGCCCGACGTGCTGGAGATCGTGTGCACCAACACCGTGCCGGTCCCGGAGGAGGAGCGCACCGAGAAGCTGCGCATCCTCACCGTCGCCCCGGCGCTCGCGGAGGCCGTACGCCGTATCCACAACGGCGAGTCGGTCAGCGCCCTCTTCGACGCGCCGCGAACCGATTAG
- a CDS encoding glutathione S-transferase C-terminal domain-containing protein, which produces MTAGEDGNSGYGKKAFKRSKSHFADRITADGRDGWPVEAGRYRLVASRACPWASRALVSRRLLGLEDALSLAVADPIQDDRSWRFTLDPDGRDPVLGIRYLSEAYDKRERDYPGGVSVPAIVDVPSGKLVTNDYQQITLDLATEWTALHREGAPDLYPRALRDEIDSVMAEVYEDVNNGVYRAGFATGQEEYEAACAGVFRRLELLTPRLARQRYLVGDTLTEADIRLFTTLVRFDAVYHGHFKCNRWKLAENPVLWAYVRDLYQTPGFGDTVDFDHIKRHYHQVHTGINPTGIVPLGPDLSGWLAPHHREELGGRPFGDGTPPGPVTAAETIPAQHRPTH; this is translated from the coding sequence ATGACTGCCGGCGAGGACGGCAACAGCGGGTACGGAAAGAAGGCGTTCAAGCGGTCCAAGAGCCACTTCGCGGACCGGATCACCGCGGACGGCCGCGACGGCTGGCCGGTGGAGGCCGGCCGCTACCGTCTGGTGGCCAGCCGCGCCTGTCCGTGGGCGAGCCGGGCGCTGGTCTCCCGGCGCCTTCTCGGTCTGGAGGACGCCCTGTCCCTCGCGGTCGCCGATCCGATCCAGGACGACCGCAGTTGGCGCTTCACCCTGGACCCGGACGGCCGGGACCCCGTCCTCGGGATCCGCTACCTGAGTGAGGCGTACGACAAGCGGGAGCGGGACTACCCGGGCGGGGTGAGCGTGCCCGCGATCGTGGACGTGCCCAGCGGGAAGCTGGTCACCAACGACTACCAGCAGATCACCCTGGACCTCGCCACCGAGTGGACGGCCCTGCACCGGGAGGGGGCGCCCGACCTGTATCCGCGTGCACTGCGCGACGAGATCGACTCGGTGATGGCGGAGGTCTACGAGGACGTCAACAACGGCGTGTACCGGGCGGGCTTCGCGACCGGTCAGGAGGAGTACGAGGCCGCCTGCGCCGGTGTCTTCCGTCGCCTGGAGCTGCTGACACCGCGTCTTGCCCGGCAGCGCTATCTCGTCGGTGACACCCTCACCGAGGCGGACATCCGGCTGTTCACCACTTTGGTCCGTTTCGACGCGGTCTACCACGGTCACTTCAAGTGCAACCGCTGGAAACTGGCGGAGAACCCTGTCCTGTGGGCGTACGTCCGCGATCTCTACCAGACCCCCGGCTTCGGCGACACGGTCGACTTCGACCACATCAAGCGGCACTACCACCAGGTGCACACCGGTATCAATCCGACCGGCATCGTGCCCCTGGGACCGGATCTGTCGGGCTGGCTGGCCCCTCATCACCGGGAGGAACTGGGCGGCCGGCCGTTCGGCGACGGGACCCCGCCGGGCCCGGTCACGGCGGCCGAGACGATCCCGGCACAGCACCGACCCACCCACTGA
- a CDS encoding anti-sigma factor antagonist (This anti-anti-sigma factor, or anti-sigma factor antagonist, belongs to a family that includes characterized members SpoIIAA, RsbV, RsfA, and RsfB.), whose amino-acid sequence MQQEPAPPARHLRVHQDRGHTVLEFHGEIDIVAAMEIIPYLDQVTGRSDSPLVIDLSRVEFFDCSGLRLLYRARARVRGRGGRLLLVCTHPLTLRVLRVTGLARLLPPMPTLDAALDQPEATSGSV is encoded by the coding sequence GTGCAGCAGGAACCCGCACCGCCCGCCCGGCATCTGCGCGTCCACCAGGACCGGGGACACACGGTGCTGGAGTTCCACGGCGAGATCGACATCGTCGCGGCCATGGAGATCATTCCGTATCTGGACCAGGTCACTGGGCGGTCCGACAGCCCTCTGGTGATCGACCTCAGCCGGGTGGAGTTCTTCGACTGCTCGGGGCTGCGGCTGCTGTACCGCGCGCGGGCCCGGGTGCGGGGCCGGGGCGGACGACTGCTCCTGGTGTGCACCCATCCGCTCACCCTGCGCGTCCTGCGGGTCACCGGTCTGGCCCGGCTGCTGCCGCCGATGCCGACACTGGACGCGGCTCTGGACCAGCCCGAGGCCACGTCCGGGTCGGTGTGA
- a CDS encoding aldehyde dehydrogenase family protein produces the protein MTTFEIEPGRLFIGGQWREAADGARTEVVDPSRGAVVTTVAEAGAADVDAAVRAAREAFDGGTWSGLSGRERGRILHRIAELIRENADEIARLESLDVGKPITLCHAVDVTNAANDYEHFAALAHSLHGSNRDTPMNALAYTRREPLGVVAAITPFNFPLILAGSKIAPALAAGNTVVHKPADETPLSALYMARLFQKAGIPDGVVNVVTGAGPVAGEALLRHSGVDKIAFTGSTAVGRHAASVAGEALKPVTMELGGNAAHVVFEDADLEKAVGAVIKGFVFNTGQFCMGGPRLLVARSVYSTLLGILAEAVPGVPVGDPRRAETVVGPMAGEKHLRKVEEYVALARKEGGRVVCGGERLDLDGGYYYKPTVIADLPNDSRVVQEEVFGPVLTVQPFDSEEEAVTLANSTPYGLASGVQTSNLARAHRVAERLQAGIVWINDWAMLDPAVPFGGVKDSGFGREYGPEAFAAYTKVKSVVVSLD, from the coding sequence ATGACCACCTTCGAGATCGAACCCGGCCGTCTTTTCATCGGGGGGCAGTGGCGCGAGGCCGCCGACGGAGCGCGCACCGAGGTGGTCGACCCGTCCCGGGGCGCGGTCGTCACGACCGTCGCGGAGGCGGGCGCGGCCGACGTGGACGCCGCCGTGCGCGCCGCCCGCGAGGCCTTCGACGGGGGCACCTGGTCAGGGCTGAGCGGCCGCGAGCGGGGCCGGATCCTGCACCGGATCGCCGAGCTGATCCGGGAGAACGCCGACGAGATCGCGCGGCTGGAGAGCCTCGACGTGGGCAAGCCGATCACGCTGTGCCACGCCGTCGACGTGACGAACGCGGCCAACGACTACGAGCACTTCGCCGCCCTCGCCCACTCCCTGCACGGCTCGAACCGCGACACCCCCATGAACGCCCTCGCCTACACCCGGCGCGAGCCCCTCGGTGTGGTCGCCGCGATCACGCCCTTCAACTTCCCGCTGATCCTGGCCGGTTCCAAGATCGCCCCGGCGCTGGCGGCCGGCAACACGGTCGTGCACAAGCCGGCCGACGAGACCCCGCTCAGCGCCCTCTACATGGCCCGCCTCTTCCAGAAGGCGGGGATCCCGGACGGCGTGGTCAACGTCGTCACCGGCGCCGGACCGGTGGCCGGAGAGGCACTGCTGCGGCACAGCGGCGTCGACAAGATCGCCTTCACCGGCTCCACCGCCGTGGGCCGGCACGCCGCGAGCGTCGCCGGGGAGGCCCTCAAGCCCGTCACCATGGAACTCGGCGGCAACGCGGCCCACGTGGTCTTCGAGGACGCCGACCTGGAGAAGGCGGTCGGCGCGGTCATCAAGGGCTTCGTCTTCAACACCGGACAGTTCTGCATGGGCGGCCCCAGGCTGCTGGTCGCACGCTCGGTGTACAGCACCCTCCTCGGCATCCTCGCCGAGGCCGTCCCCGGTGTGCCGGTCGGCGACCCGCGCCGGGCCGAGACCGTCGTCGGGCCGATGGCGGGGGAGAAGCACCTGAGGAAGGTCGAGGAGTACGTCGCCCTGGCCCGCAAGGAGGGCGGCCGCGTCGTCTGCGGCGGTGAGCGTCTCGACCTGGACGGCGGCTACTACTACAAGCCCACCGTGATCGCGGACCTCCCCAACGACTCCCGTGTGGTGCAGGAGGAGGTCTTCGGCCCGGTCCTCACCGTTCAGCCCTTCGACTCCGAGGAAGAGGCCGTCACCCTCGCCAACTCCACGCCGTACGGCCTGGCTTCCGGGGTCCAGACCAGCAACCTCGCCCGCGCCCACCGGGTCGCCGAACGGCTCCAGGCGGGCATCGTGTGGATCAACGACTGGGCGATGCTCGACCCCGCGGTGCCGTTCGGCGGGGTCAAGGACTCCGGCTTCGGCCGCGAGTACGGGCCCGAGGCGTTCGCCGCCTACACCAAGGTCAAGTCCGTCGTCGTCTCGCTCGACTGA
- a CDS encoding NADP-dependent oxidoreductase codes for MSSENTMRAISQDVLGGPEVLKEVELARPEPRANEVLVRVRAAGINPTDWKHRATGGFLGDPPFVLGWDVSGVVEAVGIGVARFEPGDEVFGMLSYPWGHGSHAEYVSAPARAFAHKPASIDHTQAGALPLVSLTAWQALTEYADVQPGQRVLIHAAAGGVGHVAVQIAKARGAHVIGTASAGKHDFLRGIGVDEAIDYRETDFVDAVKDVDVVLDTLGGETSVRSLRVLRPGGIVVSILPVGSEEFHEEAERLGVRALRMLVDADRADMRAIADLVEQGKLRATIAGTFPLADAAEAHALGDTGRTTGKLVLTVD; via the coding sequence ATGAGCAGTGAGAACACGATGCGAGCCATCAGTCAGGACGTCCTCGGCGGTCCCGAGGTACTGAAGGAAGTGGAACTGGCACGTCCCGAGCCACGTGCGAACGAGGTACTGGTGCGGGTCCGAGCCGCCGGGATCAACCCGACCGACTGGAAGCACCGCGCGACCGGCGGTTTCCTGGGCGATCCGCCCTTCGTCCTGGGGTGGGACGTCTCCGGCGTGGTCGAGGCGGTGGGGATCGGCGTGGCCCGCTTCGAGCCCGGCGACGAGGTCTTCGGAATGTTGTCCTACCCGTGGGGCCACGGCTCCCACGCCGAGTACGTCAGCGCTCCGGCGCGGGCCTTCGCGCACAAACCGGCCTCGATCGACCACACGCAGGCGGGCGCGCTGCCGCTGGTCTCCCTGACTGCCTGGCAGGCCCTGACGGAGTACGCCGATGTGCAGCCGGGGCAGCGGGTGCTGATCCACGCGGCGGCCGGCGGTGTCGGGCACGTGGCCGTGCAGATCGCCAAGGCACGCGGCGCCCATGTGATCGGTACGGCGAGCGCGGGCAAGCACGACTTCCTGCGCGGGATCGGCGTGGACGAGGCGATCGACTACCGGGAGACGGACTTCGTCGACGCGGTGAAGGACGTCGACGTCGTGCTGGACACGCTGGGCGGCGAGACCTCCGTGCGCTCGCTGCGCGTCCTGCGGCCGGGCGGGATCGTGGTCTCGATCCTGCCGGTCGGATCGGAGGAGTTCCACGAGGAGGCCGAGCGGCTCGGCGTACGGGCCCTCAGGATGCTCGTGGACGCCGACCGGGCCGACATGAGGGCGATCGCGGACCTCGTCGAGCAGGGGAAGCTGAGGGCCACGATCGCCGGCACCTTCCCGCTGGCCGATGCCGCCGAGGCGCATGCGCTGGGCGACACCGGCCGGACCACGGGGAAGCTGGTCCTCACGGTCGACTGA
- a CDS encoding helix-turn-helix domain-containing protein translates to MSGERQAERVVVLALDGVYPFELGIPSRIFGAADGRYEVLTCTVDGQSVRTSADFTIGVEHGPEILATADTVVVASVTPSHIPTELPAEVAAALALIRPDARIVSICTAAFVLAAAGLLDGRKATTHWHVVDLFRRTYPNVDLDPDVLFVHDGRILTSAGAASGVDVCLHVVRTDHGTELANRVARRCVVPPFREGGQSQYIEQPVPELGALGTAATRAWALERLDEPLTLDDLAAHARMSLRTFARRFNDEVGLSPGRWLIQQRVARARHLLEASDLSVDQIAGRVGFATGASLRQHLRASIGVSPQTYRRTFKEVAR, encoded by the coding sequence ATGAGTGGTGAACGGCAGGCGGAGCGGGTCGTGGTGCTGGCCCTGGACGGTGTGTATCCCTTCGAACTGGGCATCCCCAGCCGGATCTTCGGCGCGGCCGACGGCCGGTACGAGGTGCTGACCTGCACCGTCGACGGACAATCCGTGCGCACCAGCGCCGACTTCACGATCGGTGTCGAGCACGGCCCCGAGATCCTGGCGACGGCCGACACGGTCGTGGTCGCCTCCGTGACGCCCTCGCACATTCCCACCGAGCTGCCCGCCGAGGTCGCCGCCGCCCTCGCCCTGATCCGCCCGGACGCGCGGATCGTGTCCATCTGCACCGCCGCCTTCGTCCTGGCCGCGGCGGGCCTCCTCGACGGCCGGAAGGCCACGACGCACTGGCATGTCGTCGATCTGTTCCGGCGGACGTACCCGAACGTCGACCTCGACCCCGATGTGCTCTTCGTCCACGACGGCCGGATCCTCACCTCGGCGGGCGCGGCCTCCGGTGTCGACGTCTGCCTGCACGTCGTGCGCACGGACCACGGCACCGAACTGGCCAACCGGGTGGCCCGCCGCTGCGTGGTGCCCCCCTTCCGGGAGGGCGGCCAGTCCCAGTACATCGAGCAGCCCGTCCCCGAGCTCGGCGCCCTCGGAACGGCCGCCACGCGCGCGTGGGCACTGGAACGCCTCGACGAACCCCTCACCCTGGACGACCTCGCCGCCCACGCCCGGATGAGCCTGCGCACCTTCGCCCGCCGCTTCAACGACGAGGTCGGCCTCAGCCCGGGCCGCTGGCTGATCCAGCAGCGGGTCGCGCGGGCCCGTCATCTGCTGGAGGCGAGCGACCTGTCGGTGGACCAGATCGCCGGCCGGGTCGGGTTCGCCACGGGCGCCTCGCTGCGCCAGCACCTGCGAGCCTCGATCGGCGTGTCGCCGCAGACGTACCGGCGCACCTTCAAGGAGGTCGCCCGCTGA
- a CDS encoding cation transporter translates to MTGTSSSKKADRKTRVTVLVALAANLVIAVAKAVGGIFAASPALLSEAAHSVADSLNEVFLLAALHRSRRPADRRHPFGYGKERFFWSLLAAVGIFVMGGCFSFFQGIEALRNGAEETHSGYVAGLIVLGVAFIAEGASLIRALYQVRRQGRGMDGLRDPALRTVVAEDGTAVLGVTLAMIGMALHMVTGQVVWEASASLTIGALLVYVAYRLGREARDQLIGEAADPESSGRIRALLDAQPEIDSVEALFTMKMGLDSVLVAARVDLMPGMDSERVEEVAVRIKRSIADTVAEADQIFLDVTDRPAAEVRESPAATGERGGA, encoded by the coding sequence GTGACAGGGACATCCTCAAGTAAGAAGGCCGACCGGAAGACACGCGTCACGGTGCTCGTGGCGCTCGCCGCGAACCTGGTGATCGCGGTCGCCAAAGCCGTGGGCGGGATCTTCGCCGCCTCACCGGCACTGCTCTCCGAAGCCGCGCACTCGGTCGCCGACAGCCTCAACGAGGTCTTCCTCCTGGCCGCGCTGCACCGCAGCCGCCGCCCCGCCGACCGGCGCCACCCCTTCGGCTACGGAAAGGAGCGCTTCTTCTGGTCGCTGCTCGCGGCCGTCGGGATCTTCGTGATGGGCGGCTGCTTCTCCTTCTTCCAGGGCATCGAGGCGCTCCGCAACGGGGCCGAGGAGACACACAGCGGATACGTGGCGGGCCTGATCGTGCTGGGCGTCGCCTTCATCGCCGAGGGGGCTTCGCTGATCAGGGCGCTGTACCAGGTGCGCCGACAGGGCAGGGGCATGGACGGCCTGCGCGACCCGGCGCTGCGCACGGTCGTCGCCGAGGACGGCACGGCGGTGCTGGGCGTCACGCTCGCGATGATCGGCATGGCGCTGCACATGGTCACCGGGCAGGTCGTGTGGGAGGCGTCCGCCTCACTGACGATCGGCGCGCTGCTCGTCTACGTCGCCTACCGGCTGGGACGCGAGGCACGGGACCAACTGATCGGCGAGGCGGCCGACCCGGAGTCCAGTGGCAGGATCCGGGCCCTGTTGGACGCCCAGCCCGAGATCGACAGCGTGGAGGCGCTGTTCACGATGAAGATGGGCCTGGACTCGGTCCTGGTCGCGGCCCGCGTCGACCTGATGCCCGGAATGGACAGCGAACGGGTCGAGGAGGTCGCCGTACGGATCAAGCGGTCGATCGCCGACACCGTCGCCGAGGCGGACCAGATCTTCCTCGACGTGACCGACCGACCTGCCGCGGAGGTACGAGAAAGCCCCGCCGCGACGGGGGAGCGCGGCGGGGCCTGA
- a CDS encoding DUF1304 domain-containing protein has translation METVANVLVGMVAALHAYILVMEMFLWQKKPGRALHGFDPEMARATAPMAANQGLYNGFLAAGLVWGLIAADPTGFRAQVFFLCCVVVAGVYGAVTANRRILFAQALPGALALGVVLLAR, from the coding sequence GTGGAGACGGTCGCGAACGTACTGGTCGGCATGGTGGCCGCCCTGCACGCCTACATCCTGGTGATGGAGATGTTCCTGTGGCAGAAGAAGCCCGGCCGGGCACTGCACGGGTTCGACCCCGAGATGGCCCGGGCGACCGCCCCCATGGCCGCCAACCAGGGGCTCTACAACGGCTTCCTGGCGGCCGGCCTGGTGTGGGGCCTGATCGCCGCCGACCCGACCGGCTTCCGCGCCCAGGTCTTCTTCCTGTGCTGTGTCGTGGTCGCGGGTGTGTACGGAGCCGTCACGGCGAACCGGCGCATCCTGTTCGCTCAGGCTCTGCCGGGCGCGCTCGCCCTGGGCGTCGTCCTGCTCGCACGATGA